TCGCACTGACTGACATGCTGCGCAACTGGGGGCTGAATCCGTTGCTCCAGCCCCCTGTCACATCAGCGAAGCTCGAGCCTTGACTCGGTAACGTAGCGGGCAATGCCGCTACCCACCGACACGCCGAACTGATCCACAATATCCTGCAATGGCGATTTGCGGCGGCTGTAATCCACAAGGTCTTCCTGGCCGATCACCTGCCTGGCTACGTGGGACGAGCTGCCCAGGCCATCAATAAGGCCCAGTTCCAGCGCCTGCTCACCGCTCCAGACCAACCCTGAGAACAGGCGCTCATCATCGGCGAGGCGATCGCCGCGGCCCTCACGTACACTTTCGATAAACTGTCCGTGAGTGGTTTCCAGCACGCTCTCCCAGAACTGAACCTCTTCCTCTTCTTCCGGCGAGAATGGATCGAGAAACGCCTTGTTCTCGCCAGCGGTATAGAGACGGCGGTCAACCCCGATCTTTTCCATTATGCCGGTAAACCCAAAGCCACCGGCAACCACACCGATGGAACCAACCAGGCTGGCTTTGTCTGCGTAGATTTCATCGGCGGCGGCCGCGATGTAGTAAGCGCCGGACGCGCCTATGTCGGAAATAACAGCGTACAGTTTTTTATCCGGATACTCGTCCCGCAGGCGGACGATTTCATCGTAGATGTACCCCGACTGCACAGGACTTCCGCCCGGGCTGTTAATCCGCAGAATAATAGCCACCG
Above is a genomic segment from Marinobacter panjinensis containing:
- a CDS encoding S49 family peptidase codes for the protein MSDWESDRNPGWGSEPESGAEKDAGKRSGSRKSPAIPPESARDWKLIEKLVMSLQSEQRKSRRWGIFFKLLTFGYLFALLLMIQFPFGGALESATKGKHTALVEVEGTIAADELASADNIVGALRNAFEAENSVAIILRINSPGGSPVQSGYIYDEIVRLRDEYPDKKLYAVISDIGASGAYYIAAAADEIYADKASLVGSIGVVAGGFGFTGIMEKIGVDRRLYTAGENKAFLDPFSPEEEEEVQFWESVLETTHGQFIESVREGRGDRLADDERLFSGLVWSGEQALELGLIDGLGSSSHVARQVIGQEDLVDYSRRKSPLQDIVDQFGVSVGSGIARYVTESRLELR